In Clupea harengus chromosome 23, Ch_v2.0.2, whole genome shotgun sequence, the sequence GAAGAAcattccctcactcacacataattTGGTCACGCCCTGGAAACGTGCCACGACTGAGTAGGAGAAAGTCATCCCAGTCACCCTCTCGAAGCTTGCTGCATGCGCTCACACAATGCATGGCAGCACATTTTAGAATGTTCCGTTTGACCCTTCACCTACGAACTTTGAGCCCCGTCCCCTGAACCTTCTCTCCTAAACCCACCTGTCCTCTCACCCCAGCATGCAGGAGAGTGAGTATGGACTCGCAGCAAGCCACCCATGTGTTattgcgtgtatctgtgtgagtgcacacatgcatgtctgtgtgtgcgtatatgttgtgtgtggtttttttattttctcggACGGTGCGTATacctgcctgcccgcctgcatCATTGTCTCGATGAACTTCATGCAAATGAATTGACTGACATTTTTCCACGTGATTCTTAGTatgattgttgtttgtttgtttgttgcattTGTACATTTCTATTACCAAGATATTTTGAGGTCATCTGATGGTAGTGTCATTGGATGTTGATAAATCATTATATAAATATCTATATGTAAATAGGCTCTAACTACCAGACATGTTTCTGTGCATCGTTATGCTaaactgtctgtgtgcgtttgttaaTGTCTGTTCACATGCCATTTATGTTTACCTACTGCATGTTCCTTAGCAACGTCTTGCCTGTATCTGGACTGTTGAACTGGTTGGAATGTTTGGTTTGTTCTGGTCTGTCATTTGGTCTACCTTGACAGCATTGCAGAACTTTATACTAAACCCCCAGATGTTTGTACTAAACCCCCAGATGTTTTTCCCCTTGCAGCGTGGACTCAGACTTAGCCCAGTTATGAGTGAACGCACCTTCACATCGCCGTAAGTCATGCGATGCACCGCGTTCAACCAAAGATCATCTCTCTTTTAACGCCCGTCATTCCATAGTCCTCAGGCATGCTCCTGTTATTCGCTTGGTCATCCATTTAATCATGCATTATCTGTCCCGTATCTCACGTCTCATCTGTTCTTCTTTCATCCTGTGGTTTGGAGCAGCATTGCCTCCTTAACAACCGTTGAATCAGTGTGTCGTTCTGCTCTTAATTGTAGGGAGAAAAAAACGGTTCAGCCTCGCTTAGATCTGTTGGAATGCCGTCCACTTTTCAGACTCCATGATtttattgttcatttatttatttatttgcatgtCATCCTGTGGCTCCTCCGAGCTGATCTCCCAGccctgtttgcatgtttcacaTCCCTGTGAGACATGAGTGGGAATTGTCTACGTTGCATTTTCCTCTCGTATGAGTATAGATGTACCTCCCTTGCTTTTTCTAAACTAatgaccatctctctctctctctctctctctctctctttcttaccctctgaatccccccccctcccattccCAACCATCAACCTCCGACACTACTCTCCTATACCTATCTCTTCGCCACAAATACCCACCCACCCTCACTTCCACCCTACAGCCACCCCCATCAGCGGGGCCGAGCCACAGGCAGAACTATGAGACCCCGGGCAGCCTCCACAAACAGCTACACTTCCCCTATCCTCTACTAGGACCAGCCATCGGAGCGGCCCCCTCTCCCAGGAAAGACTTTCCCCCCAGCAGAGGCTGGGCTCAGGGATACCCACTGCGCTGGACGGACTGACTacagcctgggagagagagaggggtctcTACCAGGCTTTTGACCATGGGGAGAGAGTTGGATGGGACCACAGTAGCTGACTGGGGTCGGTAGACCATCCTGAACTCCTGACGTCTCCTTATACTGGCGTCTCCTTCTATTTCTTTGTCATTCTAATTTGAGGTCTGAATTGGCTGTAATGACCGCAGCTGCAAGGGGGACTATCATTGTGTGTAGAAAAGATTCTAGAACACTTGTGAAAGCCTTCTATGAAACATCATGTAAAACTTCTGATGGATCAGTGTTTTTGACTATGCTGTGTACACTAACCTATGCATTTGACTCACATTTGATGTATGGTGTACTGATGAATagtattaaatattttaaacatttagTGACACATTTAGAGGCTACATTTTCTGAAACTGTGTAAAAGAAAATATAAGCTTATGTATGAATTTACAGCGTTTAAATAAGAGACTGCAGTGCTTTCTCTGTGACTATTTTACAATACACAAAGCAATGGACCCTGGACTTAACACTGTCAAAAGAGAGTGCATTTAGACCTTAAGATCTTAAGAGTAGAAATCATAACGTACAGAAGAGATTTTCTTCAAAGCAACAATATATATGGTGCTCAATGTAAATGAAGAGTTACATAGTTTCCCAAAGAATTTCAGTAGTTCCTCATGCTTCAGATTCTTACATACGTTGTATTCATTAGAGCTGTTGTGATTTTTAATGTAATCTTGGTATACGTAAATAACACAGAAATTCATTGTGAAATAACAAATTAATTGCAATTCATATTTGTGCATTAATATATTGTCGGGGAaagtgataatgtgtgtgtgtgtgagagagagtgtatgagttTGTAAAAGAGGGGACATGGCCCCCATCAGCAAGAGGCAAGAGTACATATATTGTGAATAAAGACTTAAAAGTCAGGACAAGGCTACTGCTAATGGATTGAGCCTATTTTCAGAAATGAgaaaaagtgtatgtgtgtgtgtgtgtgtctgttattaaAGCACAATCTGTTAAGATGTATTTTCAGATTTTCTAATATTTTCTATGTGTTTTTGCTCATCATTGTTATCAGTTCTCTCAATGTGTATCTCTATTGAAGAAGCACTGCCTGTACTCAATGTGTATCTCTATTGAAGAAGCACTGCCTGTACTCAATGTGTATCTCTATTGAAGAAGCACTGCCTGTACTCAATGTGTATCTCTATTGAAGAAGCACTGCCTGTACTCAATGTGTATCTCTATTGAAGAAGCACTGCCTGTACTCAATGTGTATCTCTATTGAAGAAGCACTGCCTGTACTCAAATACTAATAAAGCAAAGGTCATGCACCCGAAAGGTGGAATTGAACAATGTGTGGAGTTTTAATAACTGTCTCCTTGTAATGGATCTTTAAAGTATAACTTGTTTTGTCTGAAAGTAAACTTTGTATGATAATTTTACATAGATTTCACCATGCGCAACCCATCTGCAATAATAGGACAGAAACATGTCAAATTTAATTTATTAACCTTTGCCGTATAGATACAACAACTTCATCAtgtgacatacatacattaagGGAACACACCGTTCCTCCTCGACTATACAGCATTCGGACCCACCCCCTGTTTGAACAACCAACTTTGAATGGTGCAAGACCACTGCCAATCAAACTGTCTCCATGACAATCACTCAGTGTCCCACCCCATACATCCAAACCCTTGTCAAACTAGCATTGTGTGTCACATGACCTCAATACATCTCTTTGGCAGCAAATATACATAAAGATATCATCCTTAAATCCCCTGCTTTGTCTCCTAGGTAACTCGAGAGTTGTGTCTGAAATTCATTCTGCAAGATACAAAAATagtaagaagagagagagcgagccttCTAGGGGGTTCTACGCTAAACTATTACACAAGATAGAAGCCGCATGAGGCTAACAAACAATGGACAACACAGAGCGTAGAGAGTAGtctcttattttttttccctttctgctTGGCACGCCGGCTacgtaaaataaaaaaaaacaagctgcaGGTAGCAGACTGGTAGACGATACATTTTAACTGTACGCTGTTTGTCTAAAGAGCATCTTGTGAGCGACGCTGGTGCACACAGATGGATGGGGAATAAGAACGTCTGTGTAATTACAAGAGGGTGATATGTGATAGAAATATTTTAAGAGATACTAAAGGCTTTACATCACAGCTCTCCAGTGTCGTAACACATGTAATAACAGTGTAATAAGCACGTTAAGTCCCTCCCTGCGTTTCGGTGCAATGCAGTTCAATTGCATCGCATATTTTTTAAACTATAAAGTGAACACAATGTAACCCTGCATACTTATAGTGCTTATAACATTGCATTTTGTAGATATTTACCAAAATAGAAtcagaaataaatgaacaaatgcCATAATGGAATATGTTTTAAGGAAAAACACTCCTCGATGCAATCAGGCAGCTTTCTGTTGTGAATACATATTTTCTCTTAATTACTGATGGCTTCTTAACTAGATGATAAATATAACACATTTGTTTCTTCATTCAACATTACAAATTACATGTGAAAGGCTTCCTTCTTTAAAAATACAATACTGATCAACAACCTCTATGGCTAACAATTTTTTACACCTCACTCAACTAATAACCCCCTAACCTCTCCAAAAGGTTTCGGATTATGCGTACAGCATTATGATCTAAATTGTCCCCTCAGTATTTGAACTGCGTCTTGGACTGGCAGTTAAAATCAGACGTGGTATTTACTGTGATCAGGAAATATGTACTCATCATGAAAGGTAACGTTAAATCTCGGTAAAACTGGAAAATCTCAAAGCAATTCACTGTGTGCAATCATTACTGTGATTTAAATGAGAATAACAAAGGAATGTaaagaatgaaataaatataaataaataaatagataattaTTTGGTAAATCAACGCTGAATACAGTGTACGTCTGAGAATTCATTGAATACATAATTTTACATACTGGGGGTTAGCCAGACTAAAGAATGCTGCATCATCCTGGCACTTTTGCTACTTCCTGGTTGATGGCCAATCACAAGGCAGCTGTAGGTTTCCTTTGAACTAATATTATTACTCTTCAACAATTATTCACCGTCCCCCTTTCCCAACATCCAGTcccaaaacaatgacaatctgCTTTGAATATGACAATGAAGCTCATTCggcattgttctttttttttttatcaatgacACAATTATGGTGTAACAATGTCTCCCAACAAATGTCCGGGGAAAAGATAATAGTACAGCACTTCGGCTTTGGTACAGTTTTGTTATTGTAGTCGTCCTCACCCAGCCGTGCTTTAGTCCTGCAGAGCACTGATAAGGGCCTGAATCCATCCTAAACATCCTGATTAATCCTCTAACAAGATCATCAGTACAATGAGGCCACGGCGAAAACAAATTGATTTCTTCtacgttttttgtttttctatctCTTCAAAATGGTTTTAAAAGGCCCCTGTTGTATGCAGACTCCTGGGTTCAGACTTCATCCATCTACAGATACGAAAAACTACCAATCTGTGGTGTTGATACTTCATGTTTTTCTTCATATTGGCCTTGTTCTTATTGGGACCCTGATTCAAAACAAACAGGGTTGATTTCAGTAGTCTTCTGACGTTAGGAGGCACTGTCTTAAAAGGACATCAGGGCATGTTTGCTGTCCtgatacacaaaaacatacagaaagaaaaaaccTGAAAAGGTTAGTCCAGAAACAAGGGCCGATTCCTAGGTCCCCTACCACGGCTCCAACCTATTCTTTGTCTCCATCCTCGCTGCTCCCTGTGCAAAAATACAAGGGGGTGGGGAAGGAAATAAATACCATTCAAATCATTATTAGTGCAGCATACTAAGTATTCTGTATAGCAGAGCTAATCAAGAGCATTTGAATTATATTGCTTTCAATCAGGTGTGATtggggaagggagagatggagggtagGCAGGGTAAGGGGGCTCCAGCTGCAGCATTAGGCATCAAAGAACAACCTCATACTGCAATTccattataatgataataataataataataataaaactttatttatatagcacctttcatgcaaaagaatgcagctcaaagtaagtgctttacagcaaatacataatatgcacaaagaaattacatgcacataaaaatagacatcaaagaaacataactcagatatagtgcaaaaaaatgaaataataattataattcaaattataaaattgaatacataaaatgcatagcataagatagaaaataaaactgcagagatatatttaatctaaccccttaatatcacaagtagagatttaaattaaattaaattaaattaaaagtatttatatatatatagtgcgaagtggtagctagttaaaggctaatgtgaagaggtacgtttttagttttcttttaaagatgttaagcgagctggcttccctgatgtctataggcagtatgttccatagcactggggcgtaattgacaaatgctgcgtccccgattatGAGACATAGATAAGCTTAGGCAATAATGAAAATGTTTAGCcagtgaaatgaaaaaggaTACATTTCAAAGTTGGAAAATAAATGCCAGGAAATACATTACTGAAATGAACCAGtcacatttacatatttacatttagtcgttTAGTAAATGCTTCAATCCACATTGACATAAAATATTATCCAGATACTTACACAATAAATTAAAGCAGCGTTTTGGAGTTTTGGTCTCAAACTACATTAAACCCACTAAAAACTTTGTAAACACCaccagcccagttggcactaaTAAAAACTTGTTTAATATACTAACTGGTGTTATTTGGCAATATAGTTGGTACTGTAAtcctgtgaaagcttttctatATTTTCACAGGGTGGTCTGACCCGAACCATAGAACGACATAGAGCATAGCCTGGACAGTGAATCGACGgtaacgacaggtgtgtttatctgttcttatctgttcttcacatgaccatataccatcaaaatgaatttgaagataatGCCAAAAGTTGTTGCCTATAACATACCCCAGAGAGTGGCAAACTGTGGCATAGAGTTAAGTAAACGAGATCAAATGGGATACACTACTGAAGTACACTACTGATGTTTATGAAGAAGCTCACCTCCTGCGGATTCCATGTCCGAGTCAGTGACATGCGTGATGGAGAAGCGAGAGATGATTGAGGGCGAGACGGTGAAGCGGGAGTATTGAATAGTGGGCTTGGTCTCCGCGGTGACAGGTGGCAGTTTGGGAGGAGCTGGCTTGGGTTCTGGGGCAGGCTTTATTGCAGAGGTTCCGATGGGTAACAGGGGGAAGTCGTCTTCCCACTCAAAGCCAGCACCTTTggggaaagagcagagagacataGAGTATTAAGTCTTAATAATGTACCAGCACTTTGCAAATGTGTATCCAGCACCTTCAAAAAAAAGACTGAAGGgacagataaagaaagagagcagagcgACATAGAGTATTAAGTCTTAATAACAAATGTGTATCCAGCACCTTCAAGACAAGAAGCAAAGAAACGAAGAAacgaagaggagaaaaaagactgACGGgacagataaagaaagagagttagagaggacGGCATAGGCAGACATAATTGATCCCTTGAGCACAGCACTACCAGCAAGTACCACTATTTCCAAAGATGTACTTGTTATATGGACTGTATAGTTTGTGTAAATGATGATCAGCTGTTCTTACTCTCTTCTGACATGTTCCCGTCCGAGGAGTCATCAGAGGCATTGACCTTTTCCTGTGAGTGGGGCTCTGCGCCCCGTGGCCCCTTCTTACTGGACTCTGCCCCGGGAGGAAAGCCTTGGTCTGCCAGCTCCCGAGTGGGACTCTCCTATGATGAGGAAATAGTCAAACATGGTGAATAAAGTACCTTTATATAccttatatgtgtatatatgactccaatatgtacgtatatatgtTTACACaccttatgtgtatgtatgacccCAACATGTATGTACCTTTATATAccttatatgtgtatatattattaCCAACAAAACATCTACACATGTGCTGTCTATGTACGGTATGTCAGAGTGACAATGGTTGCTGGTAAGTGACTAGTATTGCCTGATTACAGTTTGTTTCCCATGATATGGTAGCCATACCATGGTAGCTGTGAGGACTGCTGTAGTCACTTTAATTCATTTAAGTGAATGAATTGGTGGATAAATGTAATTAGTGAGAAACTGTGAGATGTATTATTCACCTGGTCAAACAAATAGACAGTGACATCATCAAAGAAGGACACAACCTTCTTCTTGGCCTCTGGTTCGTCGATGGATGACTCCGTCACTAGGGTGGTCATCTTCAGCAGGCTGCGGAGGTTATGGGCATCGCTGCAGTCACTAATGACGATGGGAATTGGGTGGTTCTCGTCCTCACTCTCCTCGCTCTGCTCCTGCACGCTATAGGTCCGCAGCTCCTCATCGGATTCATCGCTGTCATCGGAGTCAGCGTCTTCCTCGTCCGCCTCCTCCCCGTCGGCAGGTGACACTCGACCCTCAAGAGGAGaatggggtggaggaggggaggaggcacGAGTGGAGATTTTAGAGtgcacctcctctccttgttCTTGACCAGTTTGGGGGGTTTGATTCTTCTTGCTGGAGGTATCTGGTGAACCGCTGTCCTCCTGTTCATGTTCTTCAGGTAGTTTGACTAGAGAGGCGACGTTTGAGACTTCTGCTTCCTCATGTTCCCGCTCCTCTTCATATTCTTCCAGTTTGATATTGGAGTTAGATTCAGTGGCACTGTTTGTCTCATTGGAATCAAGGGGTGTAGATGGAACCTCGGGAATCTCTGTGTGTCCAGTTTCCCTGGAGACCTCGTCGCAGGACAATGTTTGGGTACTAGTCAATCCCTCTTGGTCTGCGGCCTGTTCAGATGCCACGGTCTCTCCCAAGACTTCAGTCTCAGTTTCTAGTACTTCATCTGGAAAACACTCTTTCTCTGCTTTCATCTGGCCTTCCTCTGCAGAATGGGCTGGAGTGGTAGAACAGGGGGTTGAGGCAGATATCTTGTCCTCTGTGTCAATGATCTCTAATTGGGGCAGAAGACTCTCATTTTTGATAGGATCATTATCCTCGCTCTCTTCCTGGGAGGCATGcaccttctcttcctctttcttttcatgttcCTCTGACGGATTGACCTTTAACTCTTCTATCACCTCAACCTGTTGAGTCTCACActcctccttttttcccttctcttcttcctcgtcCCGAGCTAGTTTTTCATTCTCTGCATCGTAGTCTGAAAAATAAGCAGAATCGCGGTAAGGGTTGTCCTGACTAAGAGCGGTCAGCCCTCCCTCACTGCTCTGAGAGGCTGGCAAAGAGGCAGAGGTGGCTTCAGCTTCTGGATCTTCCTTCTCCTCATCCAAGCTTGCTGAGATGATTGGTTTCCCCAGGGGCTGGACAAAGGCTTTGGGCTCCTGCGATTCATGAGGTTCCTTGAGTACAAACTCAGGGGACTCATTATTCTCTGTGTCGTAGCCACTGTCCATGGCTTTGGGGGAGCTGGACGGGTGAGAGGCAGGGCTGAAGGCTTCGCTGGAGCCTGTGGTAGAGGGCAGGTCGATGGAGTCCATAGAGTCTGGAGTGCCCACCTGTTTCTGGAGGGACTTCAGAGCAGGGGAAGAGGTGTTGTAGTCGCCCGCCTCGACGTAGTCCACAGGGAACTCGCCGAAGATTGCTGAGGTGACATCGGTGATGTCGTCATCACTGCAGTCATCGATCTCCACCAGGCTGACGCTGGAGTGTCCCCGGTCAATCCCACTGTCCGCCGTCCGACTCAGTTCTGAATTGGGTTCTGATTGGATGACTGTGGCAGGGCTCTGTTCTGATTGAATGACTGTGGCAGGGCTCTCTTCTGATTGGATGACTGTGGCAGGGCTCTGCTCTGTTATTTGGCTGGGGGTGATCTCCACAGGTTTGGACTCGTTTGGTGCGATCTCTTCCTTGGCACTCTCCTCTTTCTTAGAGGACGAATCCTCCACAGTTATTTCCACATATTGCTCTGTAAGGTCATACTGAGTTGACTTATTTGCCTTTGAGGTCAAATCGGCTGATAGttccttattttctttcttGCCTTCGCTGGGCGCTCCAATGATCTTCTCATAGTCATTGATGTAACAGTTCCTCACAACTGCACCAGTGAGAGGATCAATGAAGTGAGGGCTCTCCACAACTTGGCAACACTCAACAGGCAATACCTTGTCTGGCGCAGTCTCATGGCATATGTAGATGTACGGATTGCATTCCGCAGTTAGCAGTGGATGATGACCCCCATGTGCAACACAGCCACTGTCCTTTGCAGTGGCCTCCAGGTAGTCTATAGGTTTAGGAGGGTGATGGTAGGCTAACTTTTGCTCATCCGACCAGCAATCCTCAACATCTGTTGTGGGCATGGTATAGTGGAAATCCATGTAGGCATCCTGTCGTCGACATGAACCCTGTCTCCGGCACAAACTAGCACTGTTGCTGTTGGGGTGGCTGGACCAGCCATGAGCCTGCCTCTCAACAAACATatcttcctcatcatcctcctcctcactgtcgCTGTCCCTGTGGCGGAGGAAGAGTGCTCCCTCTGACTCTATGTCGATGCTGACCTGGTGAGAATTGGGCATGGTCTTCCTAAGGGAACCCATCATGTCATAGTAGCCTCCTGTGACATTCTTCCCAATGATGGAGCCTTGACTGGTCTCCAGGTAGGGGTCGGCGCTGTAGCCGTGGCGGGGGCTGTCAAGAGAAGGAGGAATCCCAAGAGGGTTCTCCAGCTCTCGCAGCGCCCGCCTCAGGCTACGGGACCCCCAGCTCTCCTGGAGGGGTTCTGGAGGCTTCCCAATAATATAGCCATCCATTGTTATGGGGGGTGAGTGTTCATAGTAGTAGCCCCCATCTCTGTCCTTGTAGGAGACATAATGTCCCGACTCCCAGGGCCTCCCCAGTGGGCTGTCGTTGGACACCTGCCCGAGCAGAGGCTCCATGGTTAGGGACAAGGCAGGGCTTGTGTTGTCCGAATCATAGGCACTGCTTTTGTGGACATCCGCAGCCCAGTAGGAGTCGATGGGCTTGACCTCCGCGGGGCAGGTCATACATTCTCGAGAGTCTCCACTCCCTGTCAGAAAGCTCCCATTGCTACCACCAAACTCTGGGCTGTAGCTGGACATGGTGTAATCTATGTCAACATTGCAGTCCATTGGCTCCTCAATGCGGATGTAATACTCACTGCTCACTGAAGGGCTGTGGGCACTCAACACAGGGACTGTCCCTGGAGCGTGCAGCTGCTTGGGCTCGTAGTATGACGGCGTCACCCCAAGGGTGAGCCCATCCATCCCACAGCCACCGACGATACCCCCTGGTGGGTAATATATCTCCTGGCAGTGTGGATTGCCCTGTCCCAAGGTGCCTGTGGATGAAGAGTGGTGATACGACTGCTCGGCCCGCGCCTGCTCCCACTTGTACTCGAAGTTCAGCCCATGGCTTGTCTCCGTCACTGTCAGGACGTCATCGCCGGACTCGGAGTGGTAGTTGTCGCCCACCGAGAACTGCTCCAGCAAGGGGAAGGACGACGAGGCGGACGGGGCCATCTCCAGGGACAGCGCTCCGGCGCCGTGCAGGCTGTGGTGCCCGGTGTTGGGCCGCATGGAGGTCCAGCGCCTCTCGAAGTCCTCCTCGGCCTCGCTGGCGCATTTGGCACACAGGTAGTTTAGCAGGAGGTGGACCTCTTCAGCGTTGGGTCTTTGGTCCGCCTGGAGCCAGCAGAACTGCATCACTTCGTACCTGGTGTTGTGGAGAACCAAACAAAGGCCCCATGTCAGTAATTTACACTgaaatgtgcaaacacacacactatgtacacactcacacacacacacacactcacacacacacacactcacacagactcactcacacagactcacacacacagactcacacacacacacacacacacacacacacacacacacacacacacataaacacactatatacacactcactcacatacacacacacacacacacacacacacacacacacacacacacacacatacataaataaataaacacaccctGTTTTTGACAGAACCATcacagaaaggaaaaaaattagaTGCTGGGAAATGAACATCGATTAACTGTAGGAATACAGGAAATGAAAGCCAGCAGCATTTGCATAATTATCGAAATCCATACGGAAAATGACTGCatgctctgtgtctctgcagaAAAATGAGGCCTAACAGCATTCTCATCTCCGGTAATAATGAGATTTCATCCTCATTATTTTTTCATTCGTGCCAAacatttgtgttggtgtgtgtgtgtgtgtgtgtgtgtgtgtgtgtgtgtgtgtgtttgtgtgtgtttgtgtgtgtttgtgtgtgtttgtgtcagctcTTTTCTGACAGGAGGAAACACACAGGCCCTGCGGGGCATTGCAGGAGCAATGAGCACAGGAGTCAAATGAGGgcaagaaagagaagggaggagggaaagagtaGGGAGAGAACggtggaggagaaaaaaaaaacacagaaagaaaaaagtaaaTGAAAGTGTGAGGATAAGGAGAAAATTCAAGAAAGAGCCAGAGCTGGGACAGAATCAGGCTAAGGCTGAAAAGAGGATGAAAAAGACTGTGACATCAGACAGAAAGATTGACTGAGAGGaagcagagtggagagagaaaggagaggagacaagagtgTGGTGCTGTATAAGAGGGGGAGAGCACAGATCAGCGAAATGAATGGCATAAAGAAAgagtagaaggagagaggagaggagaggagaggagaggagaggagaggttgaggagaggagaggaggggagaggagaggttgaggagaggagaggagaggttgagGAGagattgaggagaggagaggttgaggagaggagaggagaagagaggagaggagaggagagaagaggttgaggagaggagaggagaggagaggagaagagaggttgaggagaggagaggagaagagaggttgaggagaggagaggagaggagagaagaggttgaggagaggagaggagaggagaagagaggttgaggagaggagaggagaggagaagagaggttgaggagaggagaggagaggagaggttgagaggagaggagaggttgagGAGagattgaggagaggagaggagaggttgaggagaggagaggagaggagaggagaggttgagGTGGTGTATCGGAATAATTGAAGTACAGAACAATGAGTGGAATCTGAGTGGGATCAGGACATGGAGGAGAAGTGCAGATTTCATCGGGGACATGAGGGGGAGTGGAGGCAGCTGTGCCCAGATCAgatcagctcagctcagctcggcTCACCAGCGTTCTGCCAGAGGGATCGTGAGCAGGGGCTTGGGCAGCTTGAGCTGCTGGTCCTTCACGGTGTAGTTGAGCACCTGTCGATCGGAGTAGAGGCGATAGGGCTGGGTCCCCAGCTCAAACAGCTCCCAGATGGTCACGCCCAGAGACCTGCAACACACAGGCAGCCAGCTGAAACACCTCATGGAACAGCACAGGCGGGCAGCACATGGTCTACTCTCCTGTTATACTTCTCATGGAGACACTGTACCtttgagctcagctcagtcCACTTATACAGAGGTACAGGCAGCTAGAATCTGTAtattctctctctactctttaCTGATATCCTGTTTCCTGAGGATGTCTTTCAGCGCACTCCACGTTATACATCCATCTCATGCGATTTACTGTTATTCACCGGATTCCACATTTACTAAATATGTAAAGAATGTTCTGGAGTTAAGAATGATTAGCTCAGGACATCCAAAAGCAATAAAATTGAAGTGGACACTTAAGACCTAAGTCTGATTCAGCATGTCAAAAATGGTCAGTATGAATCTTTTTGATGAAGCCGATGAAtgctctttgttttgtttccatagTTGTAGATGAAAAACAGTGTGAACTCACCAGATATTGCTTTGCTTGTTTTGGTCTGCCACAAGTAGGTTTCCGTGGACTTCATCGACGAGTTCTGGGGCGATCCAGCGCACTGGTACCCATGTCTGATCTGGCGTCACGAAATAATCATCCTGCACAGAAGGAGAGTATAATGTCTCACGATGTCTTACCGGTGTGTCAAAAACTA encodes:
- the aatkb gene encoding serine/threonine-protein kinase LMTK1 isoform X1 is translated as MSAALVVMVMTSSFFNPGFALSSHFDTDGAPLSELSWSSSLAVVAVSFSGLFTFIFLMLACLCCKKGDIGFKEFENAEGEEYQADVSTLASPATQTGPEVYILPLTQVSRPLNKQPGRSVQLLKSSDVGRHSLLYIKEIGHGWFGKVLLGEVNCGVSTMQVVVKELKASASVQDQMHFLEEAKPFRGPQHPALLQCLAQCTEVTPYLLVMEFCPLGDVKGYLRSCRAADTMTPDPLILQRMACEVASGLLHLHKHNIIHSDLALRNCLLTSDVTVKIGDYGLSHSKYKDDYFVTPDQTWVPVRWIAPELVDEVHGNLLVADQNKQSNIWSLGVTIWELFELGTQPYRLYSDRQVLNYTVKDQQLKLPKPLLTIPLAERWYEVMQFCWLQADQRPNAEEVHLLLNYLCAKCASEAEEDFERRWTSMRPNTGHHSLHGAGALSLEMAPSASSSFPLLEQFSVGDNYHSESGDDVLTVTETSHGLNFEYKWEQARAEQSYHHSSSTGTLGQGNPHCQEIYYPPGGIVGGCGMDGLTLGVTPSYYEPKQLHAPGTVPVLSAHSPSVSSEYYIRIEEPMDCNVDIDYTMSSYSPEFGGSNGSFLTGSGDSRECMTCPAEVKPIDSYWAADVHKSSAYDSDNTSPALSLTMEPLLGQVSNDSPLGRPWESGHYVSYKDRDGGYYYEHSPPITMDGYIIGKPPEPLQESWGSRSLRRALRELENPLGIPPSLDSPRHGYSADPYLETSQGSIIGKNVTGGYYDMMGSLRKTMPNSHQVSIDIESEGALFLRHRDSDSEEEDDEEDMFVERQAHGWSSHPNSNSASLCRRQGSCRRQDAYMDFHYTMPTTDVEDCWSDEQKLAYHHPPKPIDYLEATAKDSGCVAHGGHHPLLTAECNPYIYICHETAPDKVLPVECCQVVESPHFIDPLTGAVVRNCYINDYEKIIGAPSEGKKENKELSADLTSKANKSTQYDLTEQYVEITVEDSSSKKEESAKEEIAPNESKPVEITPSQITEQSPATVIQSEESPATVIQSEQSPATVIQSEPNSELSRTADSGIDRGHSSVSLVEIDDCSDDDITDVTSAIFGEFPVDYVEAGDYNTSSPALKSLQKQVGTPDSMDSIDLPSTTGSSEAFSPASHPSSSPKAMDSGYDTENNESPEFVLKEPHESQEPKAFVQPLGKPIISASLDEEKEDPEAEATSASLPASQSSEGGLTALSQDNPYRDSAYFSDYDAENEKLARDEEEEKGKKEECETQQVEVIEELKVNPSEEHEKKEEEKVHASQEESEDNDPIKNESLLPQLEIIDTEDKISASTPCSTTPAHSAEEGQMKAEKECFPDEVLETETEVLGETVASEQAADQEGLTSTQTLSCDEVSRETGHTEIPEVPSTPLDSNETNSATESNSNIKLEEYEEEREHEEAEVSNVASLVKLPEEHEQEDSGSPDTSSKKNQTPQTGQEQGEEVHSKISTRASSPPPPHSPLEGRVSPADGEEADEEDADSDDSDESDEELRTYSVQEQSEESEDENHPIPIVISDCSDAHNLRSLLKMTTLVTESSIDEPEAKKKVVSFFDDVTVYLFDQESPTRELADQGFPPGAESSKKGPRGAEPHSQEKVNASDDSSDGNMSEESAGFEWEDDFPLLPIGTSAIKPAPEPKPAPPKLPPVTAETKPTIQYSRFTVSPSIISRFSITHVTDSDMESAGGSSEDGDKE